The DNA sequence TGGCTGGTCTCGTCGCCCCGGTGAAGGGGGAGTTGCGCTACGCCGAGGCACTGCGCCAGGGACTGAATACCCCGCCGCACAAGTGGTCGTCGCGGGACTTGGCCACGCGGGTGGGTTATGTCTTTCAAGACCCGGAACACCAGTTTGTCGCGCGGACGGTGGCCGAGGAGATGGCGGTGTCGGGTGGATCGCAGGACCGCATCGATGATCTCCTGCAGCGCTTGCGGCTGGCCCACCTGGCGCAGGCCAATCCCTTCACGCTCTCCGGTGGGGAGAAGCGCCGGCTGTCCGTGGCAACGGCGCTGGTGGCTACCCCGCGCTTGCTCATTCTCGATGAGCCGACCTTCGGTCAGGACCCCACCACTTTTGTCGAGCTCGTCGGCCTGGTCCGCGAGCTCACGGACCAGGGAGTGACGGTCGCGTCCATCACCCACGATGAGCTGTTTCTCCACGCCCTCGGCGATCACGAGGTGCGCATCCGATGAACGTGCTCCAGGGCATCAATCCGGTCACGCGCGTCATCGGTCTCATGGTGTTGACCACCCCGCTGCTGCTCTCGGTGGATATCGTGTCCGCGGCCGTCGCCCTGGCCTTCACCGTCCTTGTCGCGCCCGCGTGTGGGGTGAGCTGGGCCCGACTCATCCGCCGGGGTTGGCCGATCTTCCTCGCCGCCCCGCTGGCCGCGATTCCAATGGCCCTTTACGGGCGGCCGGAAGGGGAGACTCATGTTCAGTTCCTCCTCATCCACGTCACCGATAATTCCCTGTCCTTGGCGGCGGCTATCTTCGTCCGCGTGCTCGCCGTCGGCCTGCCGGTCATCGTGCTCTCGGCTGACGTCGATCCCACTGACTTTGGTGATGGCCTCGCCCAGGTCCTGCGCTTGCCCGAACGGTTCGTGCTGGGCGCCGTGGCCGCCGCCCGCCTGGCCTCGCTGTTTCGCGATGATCTCACCTCGATGCGCCGGGCGCGCCGGGCCCGCGGCATTGCTGATCAGGGGCGCGTTCGCTATCTGCTCACCCTCGCCTTCGGCCTATTGGTCCTGTCCTTGCGGCGCGG is a window from the Corynebacterium testudinoris genome containing:
- a CDS encoding energy-coupling factor transporter transmembrane component T family protein, whose amino-acid sequence is MNVLQGINPVTRVIGLMVLTTPLLLSVDIVSAAVALAFTVLVAPACGVSWARLIRRGWPIFLAAPLAAIPMALYGRPEGETHVQFLLIHVTDNSLSLAAAIFVRVLAVGLPVIVLSADVDPTDFGDGLAQVLRLPERFVLGAVAAARLASLFRDDLTSMRRARRARGIADQGRVRYLLTLAFGLLVLSLRRGSKLATAMEARGFGRVAEHGRTWARESRLHARDWVVMAVCLLVSVAAIGIAVVTGYFRFLGVA